One genomic window of Caenorhabditis elegans chromosome I includes the following:
- the abts-1 gene encoding Anion exchange protein (Confirmed by transcript evidence), translating to MEEETDEESPAKIARSRSCEPPGSSSRSRESRGSLWMSMGVHVENSRRRRMSKARRESQSIELSSLAPGTRVMFLLKEKENTPALFTEMGELNNEEWRETARWVKFEEDVEQGGNRWSKPHVATLSLHSLFQLRSCIMNGHFMNDLAETDIPSIFNAVIENLEKSGDLPSENREELREILLRKHVHQYEQAKKNGAGGEKGGFLSTVRSISDIGKSFSHGKNLSKIEEKPEGPVTSQTAGAPSGSSNQLTLPTVESVPKDISSEESSKGNLHFLKKLPAGVEASNVLIGEVDFLTRHICCFIRLKNANQLGDLTEVPVPTRFIFLLLGPTGHGQQYREIGRAIATLMADEIFHDVAYGARDVDDLLDGIDEFLDQVTVLPPGEWDPNIRIEPPSKLPSQEKRKQIGQELLVEPSSHKHVKKVVEEEEIHSHGDDPALKRTGKLFGGLILDIKRKAPHFVSDFTDAFNLQCLASICFMYFGLLAPIVTFGGLLEEATHQRMAAMENLFGGALCGVIYHFFAGQPLTIVGSTGPVLVFETIVFDFCHRFGIVYLSFRFWVHVWTAVIIFLMVVTDASALVSFITRFTEESFATLIAVIFIYEAIMKLVKIKGQLDMINYSRDFVEGGFCSCVPPIGKPSVSPDHARLVIKSTGLPIAFNDTFIDYTAANLTDCRTIGGSFDGTTCFPLYDKLLMSILLTVGTFFLATTLKKMRNSCYFPSSVRQLLSDFAVMIAIASMTFVDIFVGVNTPKLNVPSTFRPTWEGRGWFIPPFDANEWWTAPLAILPALLACILIFMDQQITTVIVNRKENKLKKGCGYHLDLLVLSVSILMVGFLGLPIYVAATVLSINHINSLKVESECKAPGEVAQFVGVREQRVTGIVTFLIIGLSVLATNILGRIPMPVLYGVFLYMGISALGGIQLFDRTLLLFMPMKYQPDTIYIRHVPIRKIHLFTAFQIGCLALLWVIKSIKSTSILFPIMLVVMVAIRKMMEKAFTTTDLKYLDDPMPDFHLRKKEDAKRRQSEGEAVEIEFDNENQATIHAVKTEAHLHIPMASGNVIKIPLAAIQEPSHSINLTKEVNNSGMWKHITSVDSKNSLVRDVPASSDPTSSRDAPIEQPEDDDDPIMIKVIRPSPHTSTSNLTTENTPLLKDEEPPKTNPDEPKV from the exons atggaagaagaaaCTGACGAAGAATCGCCAGCGAAAATCGCACGTTCTCGATCCTGTGAGCCGCCAGGCTCGAGTTCTCGTAGTCGAGAATCTCGTGGATCCTTATGGATGTCTATGGGTGTTCATGtcgaaaattccagaagaCGTCGGATGTCGAAGGCGCGTCGCGAATCGCAGAGCATCGAGCTCTCTTCACTCG cccCTGGAACCCGAGTAATGTTTCTTCTAAAGGAAAAGGAGAATACGCCTGCTTTGTTCACAGAAATGGGAGAATTGAATAACGAAGAATGGCGAGAAACTGCGAGATGGGTAAAGTTCGAAGAAGATGTCGAACAGGGTGGTAACAGATGGTCGAAGCCTCACGTGGCAACCCTCTCCCTTCATTCATTATTCCAGTTAAGAAGTTGCATTATGAATGGACATTTTATGAATGATTTGGCTGAAACTGATattccatcgattttta acgCTGTAATCGAAAACCTAGAGAAAAGTGGAGATTTACCAAGTGAAAATCGAGAGGAACTTCGTGAAATTCTTCTTCGAAAGCACGTACATCAGTACGAacaa gcaaaaaagaATGGAGCCGGTGGAGAGAAGGGTGGATTTCTTAGTACTGTACGGTCAATATCTGATATTGGAAAATCGTTTTCACACGGAaagaatttgtcgaaaatcgaagaaaagcCGGAAGGtcctgtgacgtcacagactgcTGGAGCACCATCTGGATCGTCGAATCAACTTACTCTTCCGACG gtagaaTCAGTTCCAAAGGACATTTCGAGTGAAGAATCTTCAAAAggaaatttacattttctaaAGAAACTACCAGCCGGTGTAGAGGCCAGCAACGTATTAATCGGAGAAGTCGATTTCCTGACCCGTCATATATGTTGCTTTATACGTCTGAAGAATGCCAATCAATTAGGAGATCTTACAGAAGTTCCAGTTCCAACAAGATtcattttccttcttctcGGTCCTACAGGTCACGGTCAACAGTACAGAGAAATCGGAAGAGCCATTGCAACTTTGATGGCTGATGAGATCTTCCATGATGTTGCGTATGGAGCCCGTGATGTGGATGATTTATTAGATGGAATTGATGAGTTTTTGGATCAAGTAACAGTACTTCCACCCGGTGAATGGGATCCAAATATTCGTATAGAGCCACCAAGTAAACTTCCATCacaggaaaaaagaaaacagattGGACAAGAACTTCTAGTGGAACCATCGTCTCATAAGCACGTGAAGAAAGtggtagaagaagaagaaatccATTCACATGGCGATGATCCAGCACTTAAAAGAACAGGAAAACTATTCGGTGGCCTAATTTTGGATATCAAGAGAAAAGCACCACACTTTGTATCTGACTTCACTGATGCATTCAATCTTCAATGTCTTGCTTCAATTTGTTTCATGTATTTCGGACTATTGGCCCCAATTGTCACATTCGGAGGTCTTCTCGAAGAAGCAACACATCAAAGAATGGCAGctatggaaaatttatttggtgGAGCACTTTGTGGTGTTATCTATCATTTCTTCGCTGGACAACCCCTCACTATAGTTGGTTCAACTGGTCCTGTTTTGGTATTCGAGACAATCGTTTTCGATTTCTGTCATCGTTTTGGAATTGTTTATCTGAGTTTCCGATTCTGGGTTCATGTCTGGACTGCAGTGATCATATTCCTTATGGTTGTCACTGATGCATCTGCATTGGTTTCATTTATCACTCGGTTCACGGAAGAGTCATTTGCCACGTTGATTGCAGTCATCTTTATTTATGAAGCAATCATGAAGTTGGTTAAGATTAAGGGACAATTGGATATGATTAACTATTCTCGTGACTTTGTTGAGGGAGGATTCTGTTCTTGTGTTCCTCCAATTGGAAAAC caagCGTCTCTCCTGATCATGCTCGCCTTGTCATCAAATCTACAGGACTACCAATCGCTTTCAATGACACTTTCATCGATTATACAGCTGCCAATCTAACCGACTGCCGTACAATTGGAGGATCATTTGATGGAACTACATGTTTCCCACTTTATGATAAACTTCTTATGTCGATTCTTCTTACCGTTGGAACATTCTTCTTGGCTACAACACTCAAGAAAATGCGAAATTCGTGTTATTTCCCATCAAGTGTTCGACAACTTCTTTCCGATTTCGCAGTTATGATTGCCATCGCTTCGATGACTTTTGTGGATATTTTCGTTGGAGTTAACACACCAAAACTAAACGTTCCAAGTACTTTCAGA ccaacaTGGGAAGGCCGTGGTTGGTTTATTCCTCCATTCGATGCAAATGAATGGTGGACTGCCCCACTTGCAATTCTTCCAGCTCTTCTTGCATGTATCCTCATATTCATGGATCAACAAATTACGACTGTAATCGTGAATCGAAAAgagaataaattgaaaaaaggatgTGGATATCATCTTGATCTACTCGTTCTTTCTGTTTCAATTCTAATGGTTGGATTCCTTGGACTTCCCATCTATGTCGCTGCCACTGTTCTTTCAATCAATCATATTAATTCACTTAAAGTCGAATCAGAATGTAAAGCACCGGGAGAAGTTGCTCAATTCGTCGGAGTTCGTGAACAACGTGTCACTGGAATTGTCACTTTCCTGATTATTGGACTATCCGTCCTCGCAACCAATATTCTCGGACGTATTCCAATGCCAGTACTCTATGGAGTATTCCTTTACATGGGTATCTCGGCACTTGGCGGAATTCAATTATTCGATCGAACTCTTCTTCTGTTTATGCCAATGAAATATCAACCAGATACAATTTATATTCGTCATGTTCCAATCAGAAAGATTCATTTGTTCACTGCCTTCCAAATTGGATGTCTTGCTCTTCTTTGGGTCATCAAATCAATTAAATCAACATCCATATTGTTCCCAATTAtg CTTGTCGTCATGGTTGCAATCCGTAAAATGATGGAGAAAGCGTTCACAACTACGGATCTTAAATATTTGGACGATCCGATGCCAGATTTCCATCTCAGAAAGAAGGAAGATGCTAAGAGACGTCAGAGTGAG gGAGAAGCCGTCGAAATCGAGTTTGACAATGAGAATCAGGCCACGATCCACGCCGTGAAAACCGAAGCTCATTTGCATATTCCAATGGCATCAGGAAATGTGATTAAGATTCCATTGGCAGCAATTCAAGAACCATCACATTCGATTAATTTGACAAAGGAAGTGAATAATAGTGGAATGTGGAAACATATTACATCAGTTGATTCAAAGAATTCTCTTGTTCGTGATGTTCCAGCTTCATCGGATCCAACTTCAAGTAGAGATGCTCCAATTGAGCAACCagaggatgatgatgatccGATTATGATTAAG GTAATTCGTCCGTCTCCACACACTTCGACATCGAAT
- the abts-1 gene encoding Anion exchange protein (Confirmed by transcript evidence): protein MTHSVRRRMSKARRESQSIELSSLAPGTRVMFLLKEKENTPALFTEMGELNNEEWRETARWVKFEEDVEQGGNRWSKPHVATLSLHSLFQLRSCIMNGHFMNDLAETDIPSIFNAVIENLEKSGDLPSENREELREILLRKHVHQYEQAKKNGAGGEKGGFLSTVRSISDIGKSFSHGKNLSKIEEKPEGPVTSQTAGAPSGSSNQLTLPTVESVPKDISSEESSKGNLHFLKKLPAGVEASNVLIGEVDFLTRHICCFIRLKNANQLGDLTEVPVPTRFIFLLLGPTGHGQQYREIGRAIATLMADEIFHDVAYGARDVDDLLDGIDEFLDQVTVLPPGEWDPNIRIEPPSKLPSQEKRKQIGQELLVEPSSHKHVKKVVEEEEIHSHGDDPALKRTGKLFGGLILDIKRKAPHFVSDFTDAFNLQCLASICFMYFGLLAPIVTFGGLLEEATHQRMAAMENLFGGALCGVIYHFFAGQPLTIVGSTGPVLVFETIVFDFCHRFGIVYLSFRFWVHVWTAVIIFLMVVTDASALVSFITRFTEESFATLIAVIFIYEAIMKLVKIKGQLDMINYSRDFVEGGFCSCVPPIGKPSVSPDHARLVIKSTGLPIAFNDTFIDYTAANLTDCRTIGGSFDGTTCFPLYDKLLMSILLTVGTFFLATTLKKMRNSCYFPSSVRQLLSDFAVMIAIASMTFVDIFVGVNTPKLNVPSTFRPTWEGRGWFIPPFDANEWWTAPLAILPALLACILIFMDQQITTVIVNRKENKLKKGCGYHLDLLVLSVSILMVGFLGLPIYVAATVLSINHINSLKVESECKAPGEVAQFVGVREQRVTGIVTFLIIGLSVLATNILGRIPMPVLYGVFLYMGISALGGIQLFDRTLLLFMPMKYQPDTIYIRHVPIRKIHLFTAFQIGCLALLWVIKSIKSTSILFPIMLVVMVAIRKMMEKAFTTTDLKYLDDPMPDFHLRKKEDAKRRQSEGEAVEIEFDNENQATIHAVKTEAHLHIPMASGNVIKIPLAAIQEPSHSINLTKEVNNSGMWKHITSVDSKNSLVRDVPASSDPTSSRDAPIEQPEDDDDPIMIKVIRPSPHTSTSNLTTENTPLLKDEEPPKTNPDEPKV from the exons ATGACGCATTCTGT aagaCGTCGGATGTCGAAGGCGCGTCGCGAATCGCAGAGCATCGAGCTCTCTTCACTCG cccCTGGAACCCGAGTAATGTTTCTTCTAAAGGAAAAGGAGAATACGCCTGCTTTGTTCACAGAAATGGGAGAATTGAATAACGAAGAATGGCGAGAAACTGCGAGATGGGTAAAGTTCGAAGAAGATGTCGAACAGGGTGGTAACAGATGGTCGAAGCCTCACGTGGCAACCCTCTCCCTTCATTCATTATTCCAGTTAAGAAGTTGCATTATGAATGGACATTTTATGAATGATTTGGCTGAAACTGATattccatcgattttta acgCTGTAATCGAAAACCTAGAGAAAAGTGGAGATTTACCAAGTGAAAATCGAGAGGAACTTCGTGAAATTCTTCTTCGAAAGCACGTACATCAGTACGAacaa gcaaaaaagaATGGAGCCGGTGGAGAGAAGGGTGGATTTCTTAGTACTGTACGGTCAATATCTGATATTGGAAAATCGTTTTCACACGGAaagaatttgtcgaaaatcgaagaaaagcCGGAAGGtcctgtgacgtcacagactgcTGGAGCACCATCTGGATCGTCGAATCAACTTACTCTTCCGACG gtagaaTCAGTTCCAAAGGACATTTCGAGTGAAGAATCTTCAAAAggaaatttacattttctaaAGAAACTACCAGCCGGTGTAGAGGCCAGCAACGTATTAATCGGAGAAGTCGATTTCCTGACCCGTCATATATGTTGCTTTATACGTCTGAAGAATGCCAATCAATTAGGAGATCTTACAGAAGTTCCAGTTCCAACAAGATtcattttccttcttctcGGTCCTACAGGTCACGGTCAACAGTACAGAGAAATCGGAAGAGCCATTGCAACTTTGATGGCTGATGAGATCTTCCATGATGTTGCGTATGGAGCCCGTGATGTGGATGATTTATTAGATGGAATTGATGAGTTTTTGGATCAAGTAACAGTACTTCCACCCGGTGAATGGGATCCAAATATTCGTATAGAGCCACCAAGTAAACTTCCATCacaggaaaaaagaaaacagattGGACAAGAACTTCTAGTGGAACCATCGTCTCATAAGCACGTGAAGAAAGtggtagaagaagaagaaatccATTCACATGGCGATGATCCAGCACTTAAAAGAACAGGAAAACTATTCGGTGGCCTAATTTTGGATATCAAGAGAAAAGCACCACACTTTGTATCTGACTTCACTGATGCATTCAATCTTCAATGTCTTGCTTCAATTTGTTTCATGTATTTCGGACTATTGGCCCCAATTGTCACATTCGGAGGTCTTCTCGAAGAAGCAACACATCAAAGAATGGCAGctatggaaaatttatttggtgGAGCACTTTGTGGTGTTATCTATCATTTCTTCGCTGGACAACCCCTCACTATAGTTGGTTCAACTGGTCCTGTTTTGGTATTCGAGACAATCGTTTTCGATTTCTGTCATCGTTTTGGAATTGTTTATCTGAGTTTCCGATTCTGGGTTCATGTCTGGACTGCAGTGATCATATTCCTTATGGTTGTCACTGATGCATCTGCATTGGTTTCATTTATCACTCGGTTCACGGAAGAGTCATTTGCCACGTTGATTGCAGTCATCTTTATTTATGAAGCAATCATGAAGTTGGTTAAGATTAAGGGACAATTGGATATGATTAACTATTCTCGTGACTTTGTTGAGGGAGGATTCTGTTCTTGTGTTCCTCCAATTGGAAAAC caagCGTCTCTCCTGATCATGCTCGCCTTGTCATCAAATCTACAGGACTACCAATCGCTTTCAATGACACTTTCATCGATTATACAGCTGCCAATCTAACCGACTGCCGTACAATTGGAGGATCATTTGATGGAACTACATGTTTCCCACTTTATGATAAACTTCTTATGTCGATTCTTCTTACCGTTGGAACATTCTTCTTGGCTACAACACTCAAGAAAATGCGAAATTCGTGTTATTTCCCATCAAGTGTTCGACAACTTCTTTCCGATTTCGCAGTTATGATTGCCATCGCTTCGATGACTTTTGTGGATATTTTCGTTGGAGTTAACACACCAAAACTAAACGTTCCAAGTACTTTCAGA ccaacaTGGGAAGGCCGTGGTTGGTTTATTCCTCCATTCGATGCAAATGAATGGTGGACTGCCCCACTTGCAATTCTTCCAGCTCTTCTTGCATGTATCCTCATATTCATGGATCAACAAATTACGACTGTAATCGTGAATCGAAAAgagaataaattgaaaaaaggatgTGGATATCATCTTGATCTACTCGTTCTTTCTGTTTCAATTCTAATGGTTGGATTCCTTGGACTTCCCATCTATGTCGCTGCCACTGTTCTTTCAATCAATCATATTAATTCACTTAAAGTCGAATCAGAATGTAAAGCACCGGGAGAAGTTGCTCAATTCGTCGGAGTTCGTGAACAACGTGTCACTGGAATTGTCACTTTCCTGATTATTGGACTATCCGTCCTCGCAACCAATATTCTCGGACGTATTCCAATGCCAGTACTCTATGGAGTATTCCTTTACATGGGTATCTCGGCACTTGGCGGAATTCAATTATTCGATCGAACTCTTCTTCTGTTTATGCCAATGAAATATCAACCAGATACAATTTATATTCGTCATGTTCCAATCAGAAAGATTCATTTGTTCACTGCCTTCCAAATTGGATGTCTTGCTCTTCTTTGGGTCATCAAATCAATTAAATCAACATCCATATTGTTCCCAATTAtg CTTGTCGTCATGGTTGCAATCCGTAAAATGATGGAGAAAGCGTTCACAACTACGGATCTTAAATATTTGGACGATCCGATGCCAGATTTCCATCTCAGAAAGAAGGAAGATGCTAAGAGACGTCAGAGTGAG gGAGAAGCCGTCGAAATCGAGTTTGACAATGAGAATCAGGCCACGATCCACGCCGTGAAAACCGAAGCTCATTTGCATATTCCAATGGCATCAGGAAATGTGATTAAGATTCCATTGGCAGCAATTCAAGAACCATCACATTCGATTAATTTGACAAAGGAAGTGAATAATAGTGGAATGTGGAAACATATTACATCAGTTGATTCAAAGAATTCTCTTGTTCGTGATGTTCCAGCTTCATCGGATCCAACTTCAAGTAGAGATGCTCCAATTGAGCAACCagaggatgatgatgatccGATTATGATTAAG GTAATTCGTCCGTCTCCACACACTTCGACATCGAAT
- the abts-1 gene encoding Anion exchange protein (Partially confirmed by transcript evidence), which translates to MEEETDEESPAKIARSRSCEPPGSSSRSRESRGSLWMSMGVHVENSRRRRMSKARRESQSIELSSLAPGTRVMFLLKEKENTPALFTEMGELNNEEWRETARWVKFEEDVEQGGNRWSKPHVATLSLHSLFQLRSCIMNGHFMNDLAETDIPSIFNAVIENLEKSGDLPSENREELREILLRKHVHQYEQPPFWAFSRWFDDLVTSSSPSTSRTSSFSSHSLSSSQQVFHECLSNILLTISIRKAKKNGAGGEKGGFLSTVRSISDIGKSFSHGKNLSKIEEKPEGPVTSQTAGAPSGSSNQLTLPTVESVPKDISSEESSKGNLHFLKKLPAGVEASNVLIGEVDFLTRHICCFIRLKNANQLGDLTEVPVPTRFIFLLLGPTGHGQQYREIGRAIATLMADEIFHDVAYGARDVDDLLDGIDEFLDQVTVLPPGEWDPNIRIEPPSKLPSQEKRKQIGQELLVEPSSHKHVKKVVEEEEIHSHGDDPALKRTGKLFGGLILDIKRKAPHFVSDFTDAFNLQCLASICFMYFGLLAPIVTFGGLLEEATHQRMAAMENLFGGALCGVIYHFFAGQPLTIVGSTGPVLVFETIVFDFCHRFGIVYLSFRFWVHVWTAVIIFLMVVTDASALVSFITRFTEESFATLIAVIFIYEAIMKLVKIKGQLDMINYSRDFVEGGFCSCVPPIGKPSVSPDHARLVIKSTGLPIAFNDTFIDYTAANLTDCRTIGGSFDGTTCFPLYDKLLMSILLTVGTFFLATTLKKMRNSCYFPSSVRQLLSDFAVMIAIASMTFVDIFVGVNTPKLNVPSTFRPTWEGRGWFIPPFDANEWWTAPLAILPALLACILIFMDQQITTVIVNRKENKLKKGCGYHLDLLVLSVSILMVGFLGLPIYVAATVLSINHINSLKVESECKAPGEVAQFVGVREQRVTGIVTFLIIGLSVLATNILGRIPMPVLYGVFLYMGISALGGIQLFDRTLLLFMPMKYQPDTIYIRHVPIRKIHLFTAFQIGCLALLWVIKSIKSTSILFPIMLVVMVAIRKMMEKAFTTTDLKYLDDPMPDFHLRKKEDAKRRQSEGEAVEIEFDNENQATIHAVKTEAHLHIPMASGNVIKIPLAAIQEPSHSINLTKEVNNSGMWKHITSVDSKNSLVRDVPASSDPTSSRDAPIEQPEDDDDPIMIKVIRPSPHTSTSNLTTENTPLLKDEEPPKTNPDEPKV; encoded by the exons atggaagaagaaaCTGACGAAGAATCGCCAGCGAAAATCGCACGTTCTCGATCCTGTGAGCCGCCAGGCTCGAGTTCTCGTAGTCGAGAATCTCGTGGATCCTTATGGATGTCTATGGGTGTTCATGtcgaaaattccagaagaCGTCGGATGTCGAAGGCGCGTCGCGAATCGCAGAGCATCGAGCTCTCTTCACTCG cccCTGGAACCCGAGTAATGTTTCTTCTAAAGGAAAAGGAGAATACGCCTGCTTTGTTCACAGAAATGGGAGAATTGAATAACGAAGAATGGCGAGAAACTGCGAGATGGGTAAAGTTCGAAGAAGATGTCGAACAGGGTGGTAACAGATGGTCGAAGCCTCACGTGGCAACCCTCTCCCTTCATTCATTATTCCAGTTAAGAAGTTGCATTATGAATGGACATTTTATGAATGATTTGGCTGAAACTGATattccatcgattttta acgCTGTAATCGAAAACCTAGAGAAAAGTGGAGATTTACCAAGTGAAAATCGAGAGGAACTTCGTGAAATTCTTCTTCGAAAGCACGTACATCAGTACGAacaa CCACCATTCTGGGCCTTCTCACGCTGGTTTGACGATTTAGTGACTTCTTCAAGCCCATCTACTTCACGAACCTCAAGCTTTTCAAGTCATTCTCTTTCATCTTCTCAACAGGTCTTTCATGAGTGCTTATCTAACATTTTACTGACCATTTCAATTCGAAAA gcaaaaaagaATGGAGCCGGTGGAGAGAAGGGTGGATTTCTTAGTACTGTACGGTCAATATCTGATATTGGAAAATCGTTTTCACACGGAaagaatttgtcgaaaatcgaagaaaagcCGGAAGGtcctgtgacgtcacagactgcTGGAGCACCATCTGGATCGTCGAATCAACTTACTCTTCCGACG gtagaaTCAGTTCCAAAGGACATTTCGAGTGAAGAATCTTCAAAAggaaatttacattttctaaAGAAACTACCAGCCGGTGTAGAGGCCAGCAACGTATTAATCGGAGAAGTCGATTTCCTGACCCGTCATATATGTTGCTTTATACGTCTGAAGAATGCCAATCAATTAGGAGATCTTACAGAAGTTCCAGTTCCAACAAGATtcattttccttcttctcGGTCCTACAGGTCACGGTCAACAGTACAGAGAAATCGGAAGAGCCATTGCAACTTTGATGGCTGATGAGATCTTCCATGATGTTGCGTATGGAGCCCGTGATGTGGATGATTTATTAGATGGAATTGATGAGTTTTTGGATCAAGTAACAGTACTTCCACCCGGTGAATGGGATCCAAATATTCGTATAGAGCCACCAAGTAAACTTCCATCacaggaaaaaagaaaacagattGGACAAGAACTTCTAGTGGAACCATCGTCTCATAAGCACGTGAAGAAAGtggtagaagaagaagaaatccATTCACATGGCGATGATCCAGCACTTAAAAGAACAGGAAAACTATTCGGTGGCCTAATTTTGGATATCAAGAGAAAAGCACCACACTTTGTATCTGACTTCACTGATGCATTCAATCTTCAATGTCTTGCTTCAATTTGTTTCATGTATTTCGGACTATTGGCCCCAATTGTCACATTCGGAGGTCTTCTCGAAGAAGCAACACATCAAAGAATGGCAGctatggaaaatttatttggtgGAGCACTTTGTGGTGTTATCTATCATTTCTTCGCTGGACAACCCCTCACTATAGTTGGTTCAACTGGTCCTGTTTTGGTATTCGAGACAATCGTTTTCGATTTCTGTCATCGTTTTGGAATTGTTTATCTGAGTTTCCGATTCTGGGTTCATGTCTGGACTGCAGTGATCATATTCCTTATGGTTGTCACTGATGCATCTGCATTGGTTTCATTTATCACTCGGTTCACGGAAGAGTCATTTGCCACGTTGATTGCAGTCATCTTTATTTATGAAGCAATCATGAAGTTGGTTAAGATTAAGGGACAATTGGATATGATTAACTATTCTCGTGACTTTGTTGAGGGAGGATTCTGTTCTTGTGTTCCTCCAATTGGAAAAC caagCGTCTCTCCTGATCATGCTCGCCTTGTCATCAAATCTACAGGACTACCAATCGCTTTCAATGACACTTTCATCGATTATACAGCTGCCAATCTAACCGACTGCCGTACAATTGGAGGATCATTTGATGGAACTACATGTTTCCCACTTTATGATAAACTTCTTATGTCGATTCTTCTTACCGTTGGAACATTCTTCTTGGCTACAACACTCAAGAAAATGCGAAATTCGTGTTATTTCCCATCAAGTGTTCGACAACTTCTTTCCGATTTCGCAGTTATGATTGCCATCGCTTCGATGACTTTTGTGGATATTTTCGTTGGAGTTAACACACCAAAACTAAACGTTCCAAGTACTTTCAGA ccaacaTGGGAAGGCCGTGGTTGGTTTATTCCTCCATTCGATGCAAATGAATGGTGGACTGCCCCACTTGCAATTCTTCCAGCTCTTCTTGCATGTATCCTCATATTCATGGATCAACAAATTACGACTGTAATCGTGAATCGAAAAgagaataaattgaaaaaaggatgTGGATATCATCTTGATCTACTCGTTCTTTCTGTTTCAATTCTAATGGTTGGATTCCTTGGACTTCCCATCTATGTCGCTGCCACTGTTCTTTCAATCAATCATATTAATTCACTTAAAGTCGAATCAGAATGTAAAGCACCGGGAGAAGTTGCTCAATTCGTCGGAGTTCGTGAACAACGTGTCACTGGAATTGTCACTTTCCTGATTATTGGACTATCCGTCCTCGCAACCAATATTCTCGGACGTATTCCAATGCCAGTACTCTATGGAGTATTCCTTTACATGGGTATCTCGGCACTTGGCGGAATTCAATTATTCGATCGAACTCTTCTTCTGTTTATGCCAATGAAATATCAACCAGATACAATTTATATTCGTCATGTTCCAATCAGAAAGATTCATTTGTTCACTGCCTTCCAAATTGGATGTCTTGCTCTTCTTTGGGTCATCAAATCAATTAAATCAACATCCATATTGTTCCCAATTAtg CTTGTCGTCATGGTTGCAATCCGTAAAATGATGGAGAAAGCGTTCACAACTACGGATCTTAAATATTTGGACGATCCGATGCCAGATTTCCATCTCAGAAAGAAGGAAGATGCTAAGAGACGTCAGAGTGAG gGAGAAGCCGTCGAAATCGAGTTTGACAATGAGAATCAGGCCACGATCCACGCCGTGAAAACCGAAGCTCATTTGCATATTCCAATGGCATCAGGAAATGTGATTAAGATTCCATTGGCAGCAATTCAAGAACCATCACATTCGATTAATTTGACAAAGGAAGTGAATAATAGTGGAATGTGGAAACATATTACATCAGTTGATTCAAAGAATTCTCTTGTTCGTGATGTTCCAGCTTCATCGGATCCAACTTCAAGTAGAGATGCTCCAATTGAGCAACCagaggatgatgatgatccGATTATGATTAAG GTAATTCGTCCGTCTCCACACACTTCGACATCGAAT